One Sodalinema gerasimenkoae IPPAS B-353 DNA segment encodes these proteins:
- a CDS encoding RNA-guided endonuclease InsQ/TnpB family protein, with product MLVLEFKIKGKPHQYAAIDEAIRTAQFVRNKALRYWMDTPGVNKYDLNKYCRVLAREYDFARELNSTARQASAERAWSAIARFFENCRRSVPGKKRCDPAPSYGARERAPREGYPRFKKNGRSVEYKTSGWKLLDPKHIVFTDKKNVGRLKLVGTWDLAFYGIEQIKRVRLVRRADGYYAQFCVKVEVREELKPSGNTVGLDVGLKEFYTDSNGECEPNPRFYRNAEKKLKRAHRRVSKKQKGSANRKKAVNRLGRVHLKISRQREEHAKRLARCVIQSNDLVAYENLRIQNLVRNHCLAKSIHDAGWYQFRKWLEHFGVKFGRITVAVNPAYTSQKCSSCGTVVKKSLSTRTHVCQCGCELDRDHNAAVNILNAALSTVGHTGTWVLDPNASGDLTATLAGANLSGQVGSLKEESPRL from the coding sequence ATGCTTGTTCTTGAGTTCAAAATCAAAGGGAAGCCCCACCAATACGCGGCGATTGACGAAGCGATCCGAACCGCACAGTTCGTTCGCAACAAGGCACTGCGCTATTGGATGGATACCCCTGGGGTCAACAAATACGACCTCAATAAGTACTGTCGGGTACTCGCCCGAGAGTACGATTTTGCTAGAGAACTCAACAGCACGGCTCGTCAAGCCTCAGCCGAACGCGCTTGGTCGGCAATCGCTCGATTTTTCGAGAACTGTCGCCGGTCGGTTCCTGGCAAGAAGCGGTGCGACCCCGCGCCGTCGTACGGCGCCAGGGAACGCGCACCAAGAGAAGGATATCCCAGGTTCAAGAAAAATGGTCGTTCTGTCGAGTACAAAACTTCCGGTTGGAAGTTACTCGACCCCAAGCATATTGTCTTTACCGACAAGAAGAATGTCGGGCGACTGAAGCTAGTTGGAACCTGGGATTTGGCATTTTACGGTATCGAACAAATCAAACGGGTTCGACTGGTTCGCAGAGCCGATGGCTATTACGCTCAGTTCTGCGTCAAAGTAGAGGTTCGAGAAGAACTCAAACCGTCAGGAAATACTGTGGGGTTGGATGTCGGACTCAAGGAGTTCTACACCGATTCCAACGGGGAGTGCGAACCGAACCCGAGGTTTTACCGAAACGCCGAGAAAAAGCTCAAACGCGCTCACCGAAGGGTGAGCAAAAAACAGAAAGGCTCTGCCAACCGAAAAAAAGCCGTCAATCGACTCGGACGAGTACACCTCAAAATAAGTCGGCAACGTGAAGAACACGCCAAGAGACTGGCGCGTTGCGTAATCCAATCTAACGATCTGGTGGCCTACGAAAATTTGAGGATACAGAATCTGGTGAGAAACCACTGTCTCGCCAAGTCGATTCACGATGCTGGTTGGTATCAATTTAGGAAATGGTTAGAGCATTTTGGAGTGAAATTCGGCAGGATAACTGTAGCGGTGAACCCTGCCTATACCTCTCAAAAATGCTCGAGTTGCGGCACGGTGGTCAAGAAAAGTCTCTCGACTCGAACTCACGTTTGTCAGTGTGGGTGCGAGTTGGATAGAGACCACAACGCCGCAGTCAACATCCTGAACGCTGCCTTAAGTACGGTAGGGCATACCGGAACTTGGGTCTTAGACCCAAACGCTTCTGGAGATTTGACCGCTACTTTGGCTGGTGCAAACCTGTCAGGGCAAGTCGGATCGTTGAAGGAAGAATCCCCACGCCTTTAG
- a CDS encoding heavy-metal-associated domain-containing protein — MAIEVKVPDMACGACASTITQAIQKLDATAEVRANLETKLVFIETKQPDETVKSVITEAGYTVE, encoded by the coding sequence GAAAGTCCCGGATATGGCTTGTGGGGCTTGTGCAAGTACCATTACCCAGGCAATTCAGAAGTTGGACGCGACGGCTGAAGTTCGCGCCAATTTAGAGACGAAGTTGGTCTTTATTGAGACGAAACAGCCCGATGAGACGGTGAAGTCGGTGATTACTGAGGCTGGATATACGGTTGAGTGA